ATAATCTAATTATAAGATCATCCAAGATgcatttaatcaaataaactcaaaatcCAACTTCATAATAAAGCAATTAAGCAAAGGTTAACAAAGTACCACACATAAGTTAAGTAGTAAGTACCAAAATAAAGTACATACTCAAAGTACCACAACAAAAGCATTAAAACAAAGTACATAAAAGTCAGATGAAAAGTCATTCTTCCATTCCatgatcatcaccatcatcatcttcagattTCCCTCCATCATCATTGCCATCGGCATTAccttcatcagaatcagataAAAAGTCTTGTCTAATTCCACTTCCACTTGCATTAGTATGACTAATACTTCCTCCAACTTCATCCAAATCAACATTAACATCATTATCATTAAGATGTTCAAGTCCAACCTCTTCATTCAATTCATTGACATTAACATCTTCTCATTCCTCAGTTATCCACTCATCATCTAAAGCAACTTCCTCAAAAGAACAAGAGGCAAAAACATTTCTCTTTTTTGGTTTATTCTTCAACTTCAAGTTGTACATGACATGAACCAAATCATTCATCTTCTTTTGGTGCAATTTATTCCTTTTCTTTGTATGCACCTAGAAATAAAACGTAAGTTTACAATTTCATTATTATCTAAAAATATCATAACTTCCTAAATTCTAAgccatatatattaatatatagaaACAAAGTGAGATACAAGTCAAACATACCATTTCAAATGCGCTCCAATTGCGCTCACACCCGGAAGAACTACAAGTCAAGCTTAGAACCCGAATGGCAAAATTCCTTAGTTCGGGGCAATGATCTCCATAAGCCTCCCACCATTCTGCTGGAGTCACAGTCTTCCTAACACTTTGTGCATCTTCTAGTCCAAACATGCCTTTTCTATTATGAAACACAATAAGTTGGGCATGAATCTTTTTCCTCTCCACGGCATTGGGTACCATCTTTATCATGCAACTGTATAGCCCTTCTTTGACctcaacatcttcttttttgaaattagaatCCTAATGGAAGTATGGATTAAGATAATATCCAGCTGCATGTAAGGGCCTATGAAGTTTTTTATCCCACCTCTCATCAATGATTTTCCATACAGACTCATATCTACAATATAAAGACAACATTTAGTTTCAAGAAAGAGTGAAAATAATCTATGAATAAGGAAAACGTATTTACCTTTTCTTGACACCCTTGAAGTTTGTTATTATCTTCTCTTTAGCGGTATCAATTGCATCATATATGAAACCCATGGCGGGTTTTTCATCTGAATCCACCAAGCGAAGGACTTCTATCATAGGACCAGCAGCCTTGAGACATATCACTATGTTCTTCCAAAATTGAGAATCCTTTACTATTCTTTGCACCTTTTCCCCCTCTGTTGAAGTAGCAAACTTAGTTGACCTCCAATCTTCTGAATCAAACATGGCCCTCAATGGTGTTTCAAGTTCACTAAGACAAGATAGAGTCAAATATGCTGTGGCAAAGCGTGTCGCACCAGGCCTAATCAAGTCCCTCCCAGAAGTCTCTTTCCTCAACAAAGTAATAAGCATAGTCCTGGAATATATGTAGGTGGTGATATTTCTTCCCTTCTTTATAGTGACTTTATGCACATTCAAAATCTTCTCAAAATCTTCTAATATCTAGTCAATGCAATGTGCCGCACACGGGGTCCAATACAAATGATCTATTGTTTGCATCAACTTTTCTCCCGCTGCTTTGTAATTTGCAGCATTATCAGTAACCACCTGAACAACATTTTCTGCTCCAACATAATTGATAGCATCTTCCAACATTTTTGAAACCTTATCAGTGGTTTTTGAAATGTCAGAAGTGTCCAATGAATACAGAAAAAATGTACCTTTAGGACTGTTTAGCATGAAGTTGCAAATTGAGCGCCTCTTCCTATCCGTCCATCCATCAGACATGATTGTGcaaccatttttttttccattcccCCTTAAACTCATCTCTTATTTCATAAGTTCGAGCCACAGCTCGTTTCAAAAGCTTTTCTCTAATATCATTATAAGAAGGTGGCTTGAAACCACATCCATATCTCCCAACAGTCTCCAACATTTTTGCAAAAGCAGGATTTTTCACCACATTGAAAGAAAGATCACTTGTGTAGAAAAATTCAGCAATTTCATCATAAGCTTGCTCCTTCAAGTCCTTTTTCAGCATTTCATTCAAATGTTGTTGCACCCCTCCTCCACTACTCTTTCCCTTTGATGTGAAGCTAAGAAGACCTATCCCTTTGCTTTGAATTTGATGCCTAGCAACATCAACCTCCACTTCATTTTCTGCACTAATGTCAATCAAAtgcctctttttattttttgcatCTTCAGCATTAGACACAATTTGCTTAAATAATTGCATCACATCATCTGGGACACTAACACATTTCCCAGCATCTCCTCCATAACAAGCAAGGTATAACTTGAATCTATTAATTCCTCCCCAGAATTCGGTATGACAATAGTTGCAGCGAACTTTTTTGCCATTTCCAAGAACATCTATCCCATGTTTCCACCCAGGATCATTTCTTCTTCCGGGATAGTTCGATCTTCCTCTTACATTAGAAGAAGCAGTAGCAGTGTTTTGTGAATTTTCAGCCCCTGACATTGCACTCACTCACTGTCCGGTCTGTCCCAGAAAACAAAAATAGCAAGTAAGCAAATTACTCACTCACAGGCACAGCTCATTGTCTCAGAAATGAAAGAACatggaaatgaaaaaaaaaacaaaagaactcACAGTCACAGAAATAGAAAGAGATGAAAATGAACAAACAGGGAATAGGGAACAGAAGCAACAAAGCAAATTAACAAACAATAATAAAGAAGAAGCAGTAGCAAATCGGGAAGGaagaatgaaatgaaaaaaaaaaataggacaAGGAGAGAACACGATGGACTGATGGAGAGAAGCTTACCCAAGAACAGAGTAGGAGACGCGAGAGGCGGCGGCGCGAGACGGCGGCGGAGGCGGTGCCGCGCACGTTGAGTGGAAGAACACGCGAGAGAGGTCAGAGGAGAAGGAACGCGTAGTGGAAGAGGAACGCGATCCAGGTTGAAAATAGGTTTAGTTTTAgggatttttaataaatttgggattttttaacttaaaaaaaaaacccttgaCTCGGTGACTCGGTCATGACTCGCGAGTCGACCGAGGCAGACCAAGTCTGGCCAGAAAACGAGTCTGGCAGCGAGTCGACTCGTTTTTCCTATGTAGACTCGCGAGTCTACCGAGTCACCGAGTTAACTCGCGAGTCTAACAACCTTGGTAATGACATCTCCAAGGGGCACTTCTGACACTTATGTACTGAGAAGTCACATGTCGAGGCACATGCTGAGGCATCTGCCCAACCATCGGTTTGTTGATTGGTTTCTTGAATTCAGATTTCTTTGCAGCAGCCACAAATTCCTTTGGACCCTTCTGACTTTCCTTGTTTGTGTTCCTGTAATCAAAGCCAATACCCTTCAAACTTCTCCCTTGTTTGCTTGTTTCCTTAAGGATTTCATTAAGCATATCTGATCCATTATTTAGCATCCTAAGGGATTTGTGTGTAGTTTCAAGCTTGTTCTTCAAGACAGCAACTTCCTCCTACAATTCTGCATTAACACCCATTAATTTTACCTTTTCCAGAGTATTAATGTTTTCAAGTTTTGATTTCCAGTCATCAAGTTCTTCTTTTAGCTTGCTGCTGATCTCCCATAACTTCTCCTTTTGAGTAGTCAGCTGCTCTATCTCACTTTCTTGCTTTCTTACACGCTTCCTCCCACTTGCTATGCAACAGCCTGTAGGGTGTCAGCCAGCTCTTCATCAGTTATGTCTTCATCACTGGAGTCAGTTTCATTAATCATTCCAGTGAAGGGAGTAACTTTGTTTGCAGAGACCCCATCTTCCTcatcagtgtcttcatctgaccaggTTACCATCATgcctttcttctgctttttaATGTAAGTAGCACATTCAGtcctgatgtgaccatatccttcacattcatggcattgcactcctttattctgaccagatctaTCATCATCCTTGGGTTTCCTCTGAAACTTTGAAGATTTGGCATTGTCAAacctcatgtcctggacattagacTTTGACCTCTTATCAATCTTCCTTAGAGCTCTGTTAAATTTTCTTCCAAGCAGAGCTAGAGCTTCAGAAAGATTTTCACCTTCACATTCaatatcatcatcctcatcagtgTTGGACACAAAGGCTATGCTCTTAGACTTCTTCTAAGTCTTGTCAAAAGTCAACTCATAGGTTTGCagagagccaataagttcatcaaccttcatgtttgCAATGtcctgagcttcttcaatagcaatGACTTTCATGACAAACTTCTTAGGCAAAGATCTCAGaattttcctcacaagcttctcatctgacataggttctcccaaggCAAACGATGAGTTGGCCAAGTCACGTACACGCATATGAAATTCTGAAATTGTCTCCTCTTCAGTCATTCTCATGTTCTCAAACCGAGTAGTCAGCATTTGTTGAGGATTTACCTGGAATCTTGCACGTAAGCAAACATTGTACAtgatatctggtctgctggacgttaGATACAAAAGTGATCCTATCATCCCTCTGTACGAAGTTGGATCAACTGGTGAACCTTCATTATTCTTGTCCAGGACGGTGTTTGGATACATGGGGGTTCTCATTTCATTTGAtttgtgcatgttgtatttcttgagcatatcttTGATGTACTTGGTCTGATAAATAtagatcttgtctttctcttgcttgatttgtaGACCCAGAAAaaatttcagttctcccatcatactcatttcaaattcactttgcatgagagtagaAAACTCTTTGCACAGTTTATCATTAGTTGCTCCAAAgatgatgtcatcaacgtaCAGTTGTACAAGGATGTAATCATCTTTCAGTTGCTTCCTAAAAAGTGTGTTGTCGATATTTCCTCTTGAGAAATCGTTCTTCATAAGAAAACtgcttagacgatcataccatgctcttggggcttgttttaaaTCGTATAGAGCTTTTCTGAGTTTGAACACATGATCTGAAGCAGACGGTTCTTCAAAtcctggaggttgcttcacataaAATTCTTCTTCAATTACTCCATTCTGAAatgcacttttgacatccatttgatatagtttGATGGAGTGTTGACATGCAAACGCTAGAAGGATACGAATGGCTTCAAttcttgctacaggagcaaacttttctgtgtagtcaattccttcttgttgattGTACCCTTGAGCTactagtcttgccttgtttctagtaactttttcattttcttccatcTTGTTTCTAAAAACCCATCTGGTAACAATAATTGATTTTCCTTTGGCTTTTGGTACAAGTGTCCAgacttgacttctttcaaattgattcagctcttcttgcattgccagcaTCCATCCTTCGTCTTGTAGAGTTTCGTCCACCGTCTTCGGTTCAATTTCTGAGATGAATGCGTTGTTGGATTCTTCTATGAACGCTGATCTGGTTCAGACTTTTTCTAATACACTGCCAATGATCGGCTCCGATGGATGATCTGACTTGTATTTCCACTCTTTAGGAAGGGAATTCCACTTGAGGTCATTACTTGATTGAACTGTTCAGGAGTAGACGTTTGAGGTAGAGTGGATGGTTCTTCATGTGAAGTTTCTGATGGTTGAGCCTCTCTTGAAATCTCTTCTTCATCTCGATCAAATAGATCAAGGTTTAGGAAATCTCTTTCTAAAAGATCAGTAGCTTCAGTTGATTGGTCATCAAACTTGACGTTAATTGATTCTTCAACCACTTGTGGTCTAGAGTtgaaaactctataagctttggaATGAGAGGAGTACccaaggagaattccttgatcagacttGTTGTCAAACTTCCAAATATTGTCCTTTGCGTTTAGGATGAAACATTTACAACCAAAGGGATGGAAGTACGATACGGTTGGACGTCTTCCTTGTCATAGTTCATACGGAGTCTTTTTTAGCATGGGTCTCATGgatattctgttctgaatgttgCATACAGTTTCAATAGCTTTAGCCCAAAAATATTTTGGAAGAGATCTTTCATtgagcattgtccttgccatttcCTGAAGTGACctgttcttccgttcagcaACACCGTTATGCTGAGGAGTTCTTGGAGCTGAGAATTGATGAGTGATACCTTCTTGTTCACtgaatttttcaaaatcttcgTTGACAAATTCTCCTCCTCTATCACTGCGGAtggctgtgatgcagtagccTTTCTCATTCTGAACTCTCTTGCTGAACACTTTGAATGCTTGAAAGGTTTCATCTTTGTTTCGTAGGAAGTGAACCCAACAaaatcttgtgtagtcatcgattATGAAAAAACAATATCTTTTTCCATAGATACTAGCTACTCTAGTAGgtccaaacaaatccatatgtaaaaGGTCCAGAGGTTTACTAGTgctgacaaagtttttagcacgacaggaggtacgatgcCGTTTGCTTTGAACACAAGCAGAACATGTAACGTCAGACCAGATGATAGTTTCGGCAGACCACGcactaagtcattacttatgattttagtaatggtccttcaggaagcatgccctagcttcctgTGCCAAAGCCAAGTATTGTCCTCTGATAATAttagacaagttacattttgatttgccagattttccaagttcgtcttatagagatttgtgagacccaagtttttaagcttaaaataaattgataaaattcttattcacgattaggttcgatgtaacgtgaaggaaaactgaacaagtgttcatcaaatggaataaatttatcaaggagaaagttcaggaaaaggctaaggataacACTAgaatcgatataagttatagcgcaagTATTATTCGCTTATGCCTAGGACAAGTgcattagtaaacgactaatttacccttaaaagcactatagaaactaattccaaaaatctacagggaaatgttagaatttctcttaatcatttccatgacaagcgtttcgatacgaaacccttgGATGTATGAACGTTCGATTCTAATTCTCgaaggtttgccgaaactaaatccctgatagctcaagaaccttaaaataaattgtcgatgaagactttttctattcagagcttcaaacgaagattccacacgtgtgtaccgatttctttcgatgtttctaatctttcttcagaaagaagttttctcatccgacatcaactgcaaaaagtagtttttcgggtaaaatcgatttacaccgactttggatcgtttgccttaattctggaaacctgtttcgagttctggaattctatcgccagaacctatcttagaattcacagaggaatgcacaggaaaaatcggaatcgcaaaattttcattttcccgcgttttccgtcttctataaatagcttgaaaatcaAAAAACTTCATCACCATTGCAccttgaacccgcgagcttggaggagagaaagggaggaagaggttttcgccgtttcttgcctgatcatcgcactgacagttgctacgcgtagacctcgaggtatagatgttattccttacttctgatcgtcaattctgtcgcttttctctatatttttctgtgctcaaagtttcgatctttttgtaaaactgtccaaataacttgattttagtgtctaaacatatattccctactaacccaagactacttctagcggattacatttcgccgaatctcggcGAATCGTCGCCGAGCTTCGATtctgctcaaatacccatttttcgacTAAAGTTTCGCCCTTttgacttaaaactctcgactgagctttgcgccagtaggattagttgtcagaaacgtcgttggtgacgtccctatccaatttgtttttcgaaattccaatttttaaattccgagctaaaaacactgaccaaaatacccctgcgtcagttttcgatccgataatttttccgagctttaattcgccttagttccgactaataataacctaggaatcaagtttaatcgaagaaaaagcgccggaacacATTTTCATGtgttgtggccgagagcaccctgagggggggaggaaaatttcctttttcgaaaactcgtcttatcgcgttaggttatcgtacttcggagtttataatgcttcgtgtaaccttagtaattatTGTTTTCTGAGTTTCTGACTTGTTGTGGttgaattctgtgatttcgctctaaggttcgtttgaggaattccgtGGAGCGAAAGGAGGAGATCGTGAAGGAACGTTGCAGGAACGCACTAGAggaactacaggtgagggctactcactgaatactagctaatgctttaggtgtcgacgaattcgacttgatttattgtttatgcacttgattgtgattgactgggaaatgttttcggGAGGCTTCGGCagagtgaactaattgagacgtgtgtcttcgttttctgaggcttcggccgacattgttgattatttatcgcttgaattgttgttgattgattcgcatgctatgtgctaaatggttaatttaggatgtgttgatatatgtgccatgacttttggattgtgctaatttgattatgcaattacacatatatctgttgtacgtcagagtgaggataacgagcagttatgccacactcatcatgagattttgggaaagtttgacaggacgaacagaggttcgggccttgttattgtttttaatggatcgagaccttctctgggagttacttgggatgatgggatcttttaaactcataagattagagacaaacctaaatggaaactattttataaggaaaattcataatacactaaacaacctctgaaccctttaaataatgataacaatctcagatgaaagcATAGGGTTTGGATataagttttggaaaatgagaagtgtcgccgaatccaagttttcggggaaactaataagtttctgagtatgttgatactcttttgctcgatgagcagctttattgtttggctatctaaaagataagccgggaaattaataagtttctgagtacgttgatgctcttttgctcgacgagcagtttatttgtttggctatctaaaggataagtcggggaactataagtcccaagtacattggtactctttgctcgctgagcagtttttgaccatcaaaattagatgagtcggatgactcgagaagtcatcacgggtgattgcactctttgtatatttaattgtcttttgtcacagaatcgacatttaccttagggtattctttttagagacaataagttagctagaacacgtgacgacgtgacgagtgaggtcagagacgttgtttggctaatcatattgcatcattcatacattttgaggtttatacacagtgggatgccggaccttggtggattccaaaatggtcataagacccggatttccacataagaacactgcggtgattcttagtagcagacggaaatggcaggcctgcatgtatactgctgatctgactacattttgtttggtataagagacgcccgagcagaaatggtcccactatggccggtgctaggattgactcgttggtgcccatccttccggattgcatcttgttcctcatcatatcattcatgcaccatgcatactgacttagctgccgagtgtgattgatacttgttaatcttacttgatataTGTTAATTGTGAGTAATTATCATTTATATTCAATTGGAagaagatatacaatttataatgctatcacaaacctctaagcctaagtagctatcccttaaactttatctactgggtgtattatttatgtaattccttgagttgaccctcgcacctgCTGTTTGtattttggcggactacgcccattgtcagatgtccatgatGGACTGGTTTACGAAGGTCCACCCTttgggggggactaggttcgagatgcttgatcaggagatccccggctcatgggtggtcgaccccgccggccaccgagcGATCTACTCGGGGATaataatggaggaccgtgtcgacagTCTGGGACATTTGACGGAGGAAGTACTGAGGCGTTACACTATCAGCTTTAACCTGCCACCTGGCCTACATTGTggacccggtgtaggagcaccaccCCCACCACCGTTGTCTAccgacgacgaggaccccttggaggaggagcctgtgggagggacttcatcggACTCTAGTTCACCTACTGTTGCTATTGCTGGTGATTTTGGATCGGGTTCCGGACCCGCGAGACCATCCCAGGAGCGTGTTGATGTAGCCACCCTTCACTTGAGGACATCGACTTCTCCCCGTGGTTATCTTGTTGTGCCTTCGGCGCGCCTGATGGAGGAGGACGTGTTCGTCCGCGTAGTGGATGCGGTGACGGAACTTCCTAGGTTTGAGACCCAGGCAGTAGCGAGAGAGGAAATGGATGCAGACagtgacctagtcgtcctggatttTGATTCAGGCGACGATCAAGTCAGTATGTAGTTGGGAGTGCTGTGGTGCGCTCCTCTGggcaggattagggtaggagtagcgttacagctctggtcgtcatgttctcattttggggcagggtaggtcctcgacctttagctttttgtgtggttttctttatggaaatcacagagagttggttggactaggtggtcttgtttaggccgttttgggctgacctactttcattttggaggactgtattttgaacacttgaccttttattttggtttgtacatattcgcccacgggcactacttttggttactttcccgtcactggaggttactcgtgacgtggcttacttcttacagcgggggctgtaaatatattgtacattagttatgtttatttttcgttgtagagtctttatttcgacaagtctttttttatttaaacaaatcgaaaaaaaatattcacgtttttccgctttattttctttttggttactg
This portion of the Lotus japonicus ecotype B-129 chromosome 3, LjGifu_v1.2 genome encodes:
- the LOC130744309 gene encoding uncharacterized protein LOC130744309; this encodes MLNSPKGTFFLYSLDTSDISKTTDKVSKMLEDAINYVGAENVVQILEDFEKILNVHKVTIKKGRNITTYIYSRTMLITLLRKETSGRDLIRPGATRFATAYLTLSCLSELETPLRAMFDSEDWRSTKFATSTEGEKVQRIVKDSQFWKNIVICLKAAGPMIEVLRLVDSDEKPAMGFIYDAIDTAKEKIITNFKGVKKRYESVWKIIDERWDKKLHRPLHAAGYYLNPYFH